In the Clostridium sp. 'White wine YQ' genome, ATTATGAAAATTTGAATATGGCTTATAAGGCTCTGCTTGATTTCGCGAAAGAAAATAAATTAAAATGCTTAACACCATCAAGAGAAATATATGTAAAGGGACCTGGAATGATATTTAAAGGTAATCCTAATAAATATATAACCGAAATAATCATTCCTATAGAAGAGGAGGAATAATTAATGGCAGAGAATAAATTAGATTATAAAAAGGAATTCAAAGACTTATATTCACCAAAGATTGTACCAGGTTTAATAGATGTTCCAGAGATGAAATTCATAATGGTTGACGGTAAGGGAAATCCTAATGATAAAGATGGAGAATATCAAAAAGCAGTAGAAATAATATATGCCCTTTCATATACAATAAAAATGAGCAAAATGGGCAGTTTAAAACCTGAAGGATATTTTGAGTATGTAGTACCGCCGCTCGAAGGGTTATGGTGGAGAGAAGACTCAGAGATGGATTTTACTGAAAAAGATAAGTTCCATTGGACATCTATGATTAGACAACCTGAATTTGTAACTGAGGAAGTTTTTAATTGGGCTTGTAATGAAGTTAAAAGAAAGAAACCGCACATTCAAGTTGATAAAGCAAGATTTAGTTCTTTTAAAGAAGGTTTATGTGTGCAGATTATGCATATAGGATCTTATGATAATGAGGTAGAATCTATTAAAAAATTTGAAGAATTTATTAATAATAATTCACTGAAAAATGATTTTAACTTAAATAGAAAACATCATGAAATATATATATCAAATTATCTAAAAACACCAGCTGAGAAATTAAAGACAGTTATTAGACATCCCGTAGCAAAGATTTAACTTATAATTATACCTATGCTAAGCATAATTAGCATAGGTATTTTATATTATAAAAAGCTATAGTAAAAATAATTCTACACATACTACCATTAGAAACTGTTTATATCTAGGAGGGAAAAATGACTACAAAAAAGAAATATTTAAGTGAAATAAAAACTGGAAGCAATATGAAAATAGAGCTTATGGTAAATAGAATTATTGCAAGGGAAGCATCAAGGGTTATATGTATTATGTCTGATAAAACTGGCGATATTAAAGCAACAATTCCAAATAGAAGAGATGATATTAAAGAAGGCAAAGTATTAGAAATTGAAGGAATAAAAGATGGAACCTTAGAAGTCAAGAAATATGAATTCATTTCGGAATTTGACTATTCAGATTTTCTGCCAACCGTAAAAAGACCTATTGAGGAGATAATGGATGAGATTGAACTCTATACGGATGAATATATAATATCTCCAGAGGCTAAAGCTTTAAATGATTATTTTTTTAAGGATGAAGATTTTTTAGATAAGTTTAGAAGAGGAATAGGTGGAGTTTCAATGCACCATAATTATATAGGAGGGCTTGCTGAGCATACTTTAGGTGTAATGCAATTAACAGCAATGCTATGTGAAAAATATGAATGTAGAAGAAAAGAAACAGCAGTACTTGCAGCAAAACTTCATGATATTGGGAAGATATACGAATTATATTATGATGGACCATTTAAATATACTTTAAGAGGAGAATTAGAAGGTCATATTGTAATTGGTGTTGAATTAATAGATAAGGCAATAAGTGAAAATTCTTCAATATACACAGATGACTTTGTAAATAGAATAAAAGGATGCGTAGTACAACACCATGGAAAATTAGAGTTTGGCTCACCAAGAGAAATGAAAATGGAAGAATCATATATACTTAATTTTGCTGATTCCATAGATGCAACAATGAACAAAATATCACAATTAAAGGAGAAAACTGAGCCAGGTAATTGGTCAGAATTTGATAGGAAAATTTCAATGAAATTATATTTATAATAATGAAAAGTGGTGGGAGTTAATGAGAGTATTATTATTAAGAATTACACTTAGAGCATCATGGGTACATTCCCTAAAGGAAAAAAGAATGATTGTAAAGAGTGTAACTCAAAGACTTAAAAATAAATTTAATATTTCAGTTGCAGAAATAGATGAACAAGATGTACATCAAACTATTGTTATAGGGATTGCAGGTGTATGCGGTAGTTCATCTCAAATGGATTCAACAATGGAAAATATCATATCTTTTATCGAAGAAAACACAGATGCAGAAATAATAAATATCGAGAGAGAAGACTAAGTAATAACTTGTAATGAACCCTCAATCTATAAATTTTAGTTTGGGTATAATAAAATCTATATGATTATTTGAAAAACTCAATTATAATAAATTTATCAAATAATCATATAGAATGTTAATAATAGGAGAAAGAGAATAATGAAAAAACCTATAGCTTATTTAATTATTATAGCGATGACATTTACTTTTTTAGGTTGTAGTAAGGCAAAGGAGGAGACTCCTAAAAAACAAGAAGATACTGTACAAGCAACCCAAAAGGATACAACTGAAGAAAAGGTACAAGCACCTATAGTTGAAAGTACTAATGAAGATAGTAAAAGTAATGATAATAAAAATACCGAAGAAATTAAAAATAATAATGTTGAGGTAGCCAGCAATAAAAATGTAACTCAAAAGAAAAAAGTGGTTATTGACCCCGGACACGGAATAGGTGGAAATAAAGGAATGGAGAAGACATCTCCTGATTCAAATGTGATGAAAATTAAGGATCCTGGGGGAGCACAAGGAATAAATTCTAGAATCCCAGAGTATGTAGTTGCAATGCAGATTGCGTTAAAGTTAAAGACAAAATTAGAGAATAGTGGAATAGAAGTTGTTATGACTAAAACTGACAATAACCAAGATCCAGGAAATATAGATAGAGCAGAAGTTGGAAATAATAATAATGCAGATTTAGTAATAAGAATACATTGCGATTCAGCAGATGATTCTAGTGCAAATGGTGCTACAATGCTTGTACCTGCAGCAGTGGGATATGCAAAAAATATTAAAGATGTGAGTAAAAAAGATGGCGGGATAATACTAAGTGAACTAATAAAATTTGCGGGAATGAAGAATAGAGGTATATCTGAAAGAAGTGACCTTACAGGATTTAATTGGTCAAAAGTACCAGTTGTTTTAGTTGAAGCTGGATTTATGTCAAATCCTAATGAAGATAGATTGCTTAGTAGTGGTGAATATCAGGACAAAATAGCATCAGGATTATCTAGCGGGATTATAAAAGCTTTAAATTAGAAAAAAAAGTTGTACAAGCTACTATGTGAAGATAAGTATTTATAAAAGATGGAATCTCATTTTAATTTGAGATTCTATTTTTTTACACACTACTTGACAATGCTTAGTAGAGTGGTAAAATATAGTTACTACTATTGTTTGCATAGTAGGGAGGGATAAAGATGGATGAGTCACAATTACTAAAAGGAATATTAGAAGGTAATGTCCTTAGTATTATTTCAAGAGGAGAAACCTATGGGTACGAGATATTACTAGTTCTCAATAAATATGGATTTAAGGATATATATGAAGGTACATTATATCCAATATTAACTAGAATGGAGAAAAAGGGTATTATAAGCTGCAATATTAGGAAATCACCTTTAGGACCTAAGAGAAAGTATTATACAATTACAAGTTTAGGCGAAAGGTATTATGAAGATTTTATAAAAGTATTCAATGATATAACTTTTAAAACAAATGAAATTATTAATGCAGAGAATTTGTAAGGGGAAGATATTGTGAAAAGTGATAAAAATAATATTAGTGATATTGATAATTATAAAGACTATATCAATCAATTAGAAAATGAATATAAAATTCAATTTAATAAAGTTGAGGCATATATAAATATATCATCAAAATTAAAATATCAAGAAAAGAACAGTTGTTTATTACAAGTGATGGATAGTTTCTTATCAGCTCAAGAAGTAGGAAAGAATGTACTTGAAATAACAGGAGATAACTTGAAAAGTTACTGTGATAATATGATTTATGGAGAAAGTATTTATATCTACAAGGTTTCAAGAATATGTTCAACATTACTAAGCTCAGTTTACTTTGTTGCGTTTGTTCATTTATTTATAAGCTTTTGTAATAGAATATTCAATCGTGAAAATACAAGTATCTTTTCCGAAATGCGTTTTGGCTTAGGAGAAATAGTATTAATGCTAGGAATAATAATTTCACCAATACTTACTGATTTAATAACAAAAAAGTTTTTTGAAAATCCTAAGCTTTGTAAAAGAATTGGTAATTTGGTATCTTTCCTTATGATACTTATACCTATTACAGTGTACACATTTATTAATGAAACTTTTGATATCTATGGAGTAATAATAACTTTTAATAATTCAATATTGATACTCTTATATTTAACACTAATAAATTTTGTTGTATGGTCAATTACTCGTATAACTAATAACGAAAAATTAGAAAGTAGAAAAGAGAAATATATAGAATTCTTAAGTAAAGATTATAATAAATATATAAATAAATGTAATAATAAAAACAGAAATCCGTTAGATTGGAATAGCTATTTAATAAAAAAGAAAAAGCAAAATTCAATTTATACTAAACTTTATCTTATATATGGTATTATATTTTTGATTCTTTCTCTATTGATAGGGAAAGCAATGATTGAAGCAGGAAAGTTGGATTTCTTAGGTATAATTTTTATAACTTTTATTTCTCTATTATTTGTTATTATGTTTGGAGTAGTAATGGAGGGAATTAATAGAAATAAAATGTTTTCTGAATTTGAATAGAATTTATGGAGAATTTCTATATAGGAGATTCTTTAAACGAATAATAATTTAGAAGGATAAATAAAAAAAGGCTTAAAAAGCCTTTTTTTATTTATCCCACAGCATTTGCATCATACTTATATTCTGGTAGCTGATTTAGTTTTACTCCTGAAGTGTCAAATAGATTTCCTGCAGATTCAATATATTTAAATTCATATAGGGTAGTATCTTGAAGCTCAAATTTATCATTTTTTAATATATATGTTTCGATCCTTGTAGGAAGACCAGTATTTTCATCTAGGTATGCCACTTGTTTCATTTGAACTTTAGAATATGCTTGTGATTTATCTAAAGCTGGTTTTTTTTCTAATCCCATAAAAGATTTAGATACTTCTTTTAATGTTATTCCATCTTGAGTAATATTTCCTTCAGAAGTCCATTCAGATGACGCATATTGAGCTCTAATTGCTGTAAAAGAATTATTTTTTGAATATAATGAATTATTATATTCTGCGCCTTTTTCATCAACTGGTATATAATCTCCACTTGTAGCATTTCCATTAGAATCTCTTTGAAGGGTAATTATACTTCTTCCTTTATCCTTAGTATAAGAACTTGTGTAAAAATTAACTTTACCGTCATTCTTTGATATGTTATCCATTCTTGAGTTTAAAGTATTTGGATCCATCCAGGACTCGAAAATTAAGCCTTCTGAACCATCATCTCTTAATGAAGCAGTTTTAGTATATTCTATTTTGCCAGCTTTATTATCTGGATCCTTTGTGATATCAGAATATGCAGAAACTTTAGTTTCTATTGAAGGCTTCTCTTGAGGATTAACATTTTTGTTTGAAAATGCATATGCACTTACAGAAGTTCCTAAAAGTGTTGCGGCTAATGTAGCTGTAATTATGACTTTTTTCATAAAACTTTCTCTCCTTTTTTAGTATGTAAGATTAGCTAGTATTTCTAATCTCAGTACTTATTATAAAGATTAAATGTTTCATACTTTATGTCATTTGTATCAGACTTGTAAATTATAATAATTTATCTCTTGAAAATATCATTTAACAACATTGATACAATCTCGAAACAATCAATAGAAGATTAGAAACATGCAGCAAATATAATTACTCCTATAGAAAATATATTTTTCATTAGGAGGTTTATATTTATGAAAAAGAAAGTAGTTATGTTTCTTATAATTATATGTGCATTAGGAATTGGCTATAAGTTCACAAAAAATTCTGAAATAAATAGTAAAAAAAGCAAGGATACTGTAGAATATTTAAAAGAATTAACAGGGAATGGTAATATAAATACTAATAAGGACGTTAATGAATCATTTAGCTCATCAGAAGAAGAAATTACAGAAGAAACAACTCAGGTCAATAAAGAAATAAAAAATGAATCGCTTAATAATCAATCTACAAATAAAAGCAACATATTAGGAGAAAGTCAAAAAGATATGTCAAATATAAGTTCTCAAGGCAAAAAAAATAGTTTTCCAACTGATGACCCAATAAGAGCAATTCCCAACAATGGGCACTATACTGTAAAAGTAAAAATAAATGAACAAAAAATATATGTGTATAATGGAACGACTCTTATAAGAGCAATGTCATGTTCTACAGGTATAGAAGAAAGAAATTACGATACACCTTTAGGTCACTATAAAATAAATGGTTATTTTGGTCAATCATTCTTTAGCAATAAATATAATGAAGGGGCAAGGTATTGGGTAGGCTTTATTGGTTCACAATATTTATTTCATTCTGTGCCAACAGGAGCAAATGGTCAGATTATTACTTCGGAAGCGGAGAAAATCGGGAAAAAAGCTTCTCATGGTTGCATAAGAATGTCTGTTAATGATGCTTACTGGTTTTATGAGACTATTCCACAAGGTTCTGATGTAGTTATAGAAAATTAATTATGAGCCCGTCAGTTCACCTTTTTTTGGCATTTGTATCAAGGTTGTAAAATTTATTAATATTATTATTAAATCATATAAAATAAGTTATTATAAAAGAAGGAGGGTGAATTATGGAACAGAAAAAAATACTAATTATAGAAGATGAAGACTACATATCAGATTTATTGTCATACTCCTTGAGAAAAGAAGGATTTATAACAGAGATAGCTGAAAATGGAGAAATAGGAATGAAATTAATAGCTGAATATAAGCCGGATCTATTAATTTTAGATTTAA is a window encoding:
- a CDS encoding GyrI-like domain-containing protein, whose translation is MAENKLDYKKEFKDLYSPKIVPGLIDVPEMKFIMVDGKGNPNDKDGEYQKAVEIIYALSYTIKMSKMGSLKPEGYFEYVVPPLEGLWWREDSEMDFTEKDKFHWTSMIRQPEFVTEEVFNWACNEVKRKKPHIQVDKARFSSFKEGLCVQIMHIGSYDNEVESIKKFEEFINNNSLKNDFNLNRKHHEIYISNYLKTPAEKLKTVIRHPVAKI
- a CDS encoding 3'-5' exoribonuclease YhaM family protein, producing MTTKKKYLSEIKTGSNMKIELMVNRIIAREASRVICIMSDKTGDIKATIPNRRDDIKEGKVLEIEGIKDGTLEVKKYEFISEFDYSDFLPTVKRPIEEIMDEIELYTDEYIISPEAKALNDYFFKDEDFLDKFRRGIGGVSMHHNYIGGLAEHTLGVMQLTAMLCEKYECRRKETAVLAAKLHDIGKIYELYYDGPFKYTLRGELEGHIVIGVELIDKAISENSSIYTDDFVNRIKGCVVQHHGKLEFGSPREMKMEESYILNFADSIDATMNKISQLKEKTEPGNWSEFDRKISMKLYL
- a CDS encoding DUF503 domain-containing protein; amino-acid sequence: MRVLLLRITLRASWVHSLKEKRMIVKSVTQRLKNKFNISVAEIDEQDVHQTIVIGIAGVCGSSSQMDSTMENIISFIEENTDAEIINIERED
- a CDS encoding N-acetylmuramoyl-L-alanine amidase family protein → MKKPIAYLIIIAMTFTFLGCSKAKEETPKKQEDTVQATQKDTTEEKVQAPIVESTNEDSKSNDNKNTEEIKNNNVEVASNKNVTQKKKVVIDPGHGIGGNKGMEKTSPDSNVMKIKDPGGAQGINSRIPEYVVAMQIALKLKTKLENSGIEVVMTKTDNNQDPGNIDRAEVGNNNNADLVIRIHCDSADDSSANGATMLVPAAVGYAKNIKDVSKKDGGIILSELIKFAGMKNRGISERSDLTGFNWSKVPVVLVEAGFMSNPNEDRLLSSGEYQDKIASGLSSGIIKALN
- a CDS encoding PadR family transcriptional regulator; translated protein: MDESQLLKGILEGNVLSIISRGETYGYEILLVLNKYGFKDIYEGTLYPILTRMEKKGIISCNIRKSPLGPKRKYYTITSLGERYYEDFIKVFNDITFKTNEIINAENL
- a CDS encoding DUF1048 domain-containing protein, with the protein product MKSDKNNISDIDNYKDYINQLENEYKIQFNKVEAYINISSKLKYQEKNSCLLQVMDSFLSAQEVGKNVLEITGDNLKSYCDNMIYGESIYIYKVSRICSTLLSSVYFVAFVHLFISFCNRIFNRENTSIFSEMRFGLGEIVLMLGIIISPILTDLITKKFFENPKLCKRIGNLVSFLMILIPITVYTFINETFDIYGVIITFNNSILILLYLTLINFVVWSITRITNNEKLESRKEKYIEFLSKDYNKYINKCNNKNRNPLDWNSYLIKKKKQNSIYTKLYLIYGIIFLILSLLIGKAMIEAGKLDFLGIIFITFISLLFVIMFGVVMEGINRNKMFSEFE
- a CDS encoding L,D-transpeptidase; the protein is MKKKVVMFLIIICALGIGYKFTKNSEINSKKSKDTVEYLKELTGNGNINTNKDVNESFSSSEEEITEETTQVNKEIKNESLNNQSTNKSNILGESQKDMSNISSQGKKNSFPTDDPIRAIPNNGHYTVKVKINEQKIYVYNGTTLIRAMSCSTGIEERNYDTPLGHYKINGYFGQSFFSNKYNEGARYWVGFIGSQYLFHSVPTGANGQIITSEAEKIGKKASHGCIRMSVNDAYWFYETIPQGSDVVIEN